Proteins encoded in a region of the Bacillota bacterium genome:
- a CDS encoding ABC transporter ATP-binding protein: protein MPSQLLQVTGLTVRFGGLVAVDDVSFSVPEGSVTGLIGPNGAGKTTIFNALTGFLVPSGGRVVFAGQDVTRRKPHQLAALGMVRTFQHTSLFPDLTVRENIWTAMHLRLPDTLWKVLASLPRRSVSIERQVDEILDLLELRDRAEQTAASLPYGEQRKLEIALALAVKPRLLLLDEPAAGMNPEEAQRLTETIERLRGLGVTVLLVEHNMRLVMGVCDFLHVIEHGRKIAEGPPAQVARDPRVIEVYLGRRGANA, encoded by the coding sequence TTGCCTAGCCAGCTTCTCCAGGTAACCGGCTTGACAGTCAGGTTCGGAGGCCTAGTCGCAGTCGACGACGTCAGCTTCTCCGTTCCGGAGGGAAGCGTCACCGGGTTGATAGGTCCCAACGGAGCGGGGAAGACGACCATATTTAACGCGCTCACCGGTTTCCTTGTGCCGAGCGGCGGGCGCGTGGTCTTCGCAGGACAGGACGTCACGCGGCGCAAACCACACCAGCTCGCTGCGCTGGGCATGGTTCGAACCTTTCAGCATACGAGCCTCTTTCCGGACCTCACCGTTCGCGAGAATATATGGACAGCCATGCACCTAAGGCTGCCCGACACTCTATGGAAAGTGCTCGCGAGCCTGCCCCGGCGCTCTGTATCCATCGAGAGGCAGGTCGACGAGATCCTTGATCTCCTTGAGCTTCGGGACCGCGCGGAACAGACCGCGGCCAGCCTGCCGTACGGGGAACAGCGGAAGCTCGAGATCGCCCTGGCGCTGGCGGTGAAGCCGCGGCTGCTGCTCCTCGACGAGCCCGCGGCAGGCATGAATCCCGAGGAGGCCCAGCGGCTCACCGAAACCATCGAGCGGCTGCGAGGTCTGGGCGTGACCGTGCTTCTCGTGGAGCATAACATGCGCCTCGTGATGGGTGTGTGCGACTTCCTGCACGTCATCGAGCACGGGCGCAAGATAGCCGAGGGCCCACCGGCACAGGTAGCTCGAGATCCGCGCGTGATCGAGGTGTATCTTGGGAGGAGAGGCGCCAATGCTTGA
- a CDS encoding ABC transporter ATP-binding protein — protein MLEIRDLTVNYGRVRALDRLSLTVREGEIVALVGANGAGKSTLLKAISGLVRPAGGGIVFLGRKIDGLSAHEIVKAGIAHVPEGRRVFPDLTVRENLILGAFTRNDREVEADIERIYGYFPVLGERRSQLAGTLSGGEQQMLAIGRGLMSRPKLMMLDEPMLGLAPVMVDRVADIVRQLHELGIAVLLAEQNTNVALSVAHRGYVVETGRVTAEGDAADLANDPAVREAYLGVSASQ, from the coding sequence ATGCTTGAGATTCGCGATCTCACTGTGAATTACGGACGCGTGCGGGCCCTAGACAGGTTGAGCCTGACGGTGCGGGAAGGGGAGATCGTAGCCCTTGTGGGCGCGAACGGCGCCGGGAAGAGCACCCTTCTGAAGGCCATCTCCGGCTTGGTGAGGCCTGCGGGCGGCGGCATCGTCTTCCTGGGCCGAAAAATCGACGGGCTTTCGGCCCACGAGATAGTCAAAGCCGGGATCGCTCACGTGCCAGAGGGACGCCGCGTTTTCCCCGATCTCACCGTCAGAGAAAACCTCATCCTAGGGGCTTTCACCCGAAATGACCGGGAGGTCGAAGCGGATATAGAGCGGATCTATGGGTACTTCCCGGTCCTGGGGGAGCGCCGATCGCAGCTCGCGGGCACGCTGTCAGGCGGAGAGCAACAGATGCTCGCCATAGGCCGGGGCCTCATGAGCCGCCCCAAACTGATGATGCTGGACGAGCCCATGCTCGGTCTCGCGCCCGTGATGGTGGACCGGGTGGCGGACATCGTGCGGCAGCTCCACGAACTCGGCATCGCCGTGCTCCTGGCGGAGCAAAACACCAATGTTGCCCTGAGCGTGGCACACCGGGGCTATGTCGTGGAGACCGGGCGCGTTACGGCGGAGGGCGATGCGGCGGATCTCGCCAACGATCCAGCGGTGCGCGAGGCTTACCTCGGAGTCTCCGCCTCCCAATAG
- a CDS encoding DUF3307 domain-containing protein, whose amino-acid sequence MTFLLLGLLAHVIADFMLQPSDMVERKERRRISGYLRHGMVVLACAAVAFHPYGLATAVFLAAAVAAAHTIIDWCKNAADRGASPGRALGLFVADQCAHVAVLLAVLELTPARMMRPSEKVVWFYKGLLLPKTVAALGAAGQAVAISLDRVLIVAIAYVVAVLAGAVFVRRVLDAFSIGVEPRLATSAGRYIGMVERALMLTLVLVDALPSIAFVLTAKSLARFQELNDMRFAEYYLVGTLTSACIALAVGIVTKALIPAL is encoded by the coding sequence GTGACGTTCCTGCTCCTGGGCCTCCTCGCCCATGTGATCGCCGACTTCATGCTTCAGCCGAGCGACATGGTTGAGCGAAAGGAAAGGCGCAGGATCAGCGGATACCTGCGCCACGGCATGGTCGTGCTTGCGTGTGCGGCCGTCGCCTTCCACCCGTACGGCTTGGCCACGGCGGTCTTTCTGGCCGCGGCGGTAGCCGCCGCTCACACCATCATAGATTGGTGCAAGAACGCTGCTGACCGCGGCGCCTCCCCAGGACGCGCGTTAGGCCTCTTTGTGGCCGACCAGTGCGCGCACGTGGCCGTGCTGCTTGCCGTGCTGGAGCTCACGCCTGCGCGCATGATGCGCCCTTCCGAAAAGGTAGTGTGGTTCTATAAGGGCCTGCTCCTCCCCAAGACAGTGGCGGCCCTCGGCGCCGCAGGGCAAGCCGTCGCCATATCGCTTGACCGCGTGCTGATCGTGGCGATCGCGTACGTCGTCGCCGTGTTGGCGGGGGCGGTCTTCGTGCGGCGCGTGCTCGACGCGTTCTCCATCGGCGTGGAGCCACGCCTCGCCACGAGCGCCGGCCGCTACATCGGCATGGTGGAGAGGGCTCTCATGCTCACGCTCGTGCTCGTGGACGCCCTCCCGTCGATAGCGTTCGTGCTCACGGCGAAGTCGCTCGCGCGCTTCCAGGAGCTCAACGACATGAGGTTCGCGGAGTACTACCTCGTGGGCACGCTCACGAGCGCGTGCATCGCCCTCGCTGTAGGCATTGTTACGAAGGCGCTCATACCGGCGCTCTAG
- a CDS encoding SatD, translating to MKELELVTVITADIIRSRGAGDLLAALPSKVAAITHPLLMTTFSLSRGDEIQAVCRGPLQAPELVRQLRFACLPLRLRIGVGVGEIESSEPGMPGVAGARDGSITSWDMNGSAFTRAREALESLGKGTVPRTAARCGDPLLDEAANAIWALSDAIQRRWTRAQWEAIDRYERLGTYEAAGRALGIALQNVQKRCKAASWPAVRQGEEALRRLGQVAYAKQ from the coding sequence GTGAAAGAGCTGGAGCTGGTAACCGTCATCACGGCCGACATAATCCGGTCCAGGGGGGCCGGCGATCTCCTCGCTGCCCTGCCGAGCAAGGTCGCAGCGATCACCCATCCCCTCCTGATGACAACGTTCTCGCTGTCTCGCGGCGATGAGATTCAAGCAGTCTGCCGCGGGCCGCTTCAAGCACCCGAGCTGGTGCGGCAGCTCAGGTTCGCATGCCTGCCGCTGCGGCTCCGGATAGGGGTCGGGGTCGGCGAGATTGAAAGCAGCGAGCCCGGCATGCCCGGCGTGGCGGGCGCGCGTGACGGCTCCATCACCTCGTGGGACATGAATGGCTCCGCGTTCACGCGGGCCCGCGAGGCGCTGGAGTCCCTCGGCAAGGGCACCGTGCCACGCACCGCGGCGCGCTGCGGCGACCCGCTGCTCGATGAGGCGGCCAACGCTATCTGGGCTCTCAGCGACGCTATTCAGCGACGGTGGACCCGCGCGCAGTGGGAGGCCATTGACCGCTACGAGCGGCTCGGCACGTACGAGGCCGCAGGCAGGGCGCTCGGGATCGCCCTGCAGAACGTCCAGAAGCGGTGCAAGGCCGCGAGCTGGCCTGCCGTGAGACAGGGCGAGGAGGCGCTCCGGCGACTCGGTCAAGTGGCGTATGCCAAGCAATAG